In Thalassophryne amazonica chromosome 4, fThaAma1.1, whole genome shotgun sequence, a genomic segment contains:
- the LOC117509651 gene encoding protein YIF1B-like isoform X2 has product MDYTPTQSGFRQHPITRLRNSSRDGSDVSQLFDDTSGGGTGSQMGCGNQYVGPQAAGFSGQSLLSDPMSNLAMAYGSSLASQGKEMVDKNLDRFIPFSKLKYYFAVDTVYVGKKLGLLVFPYLHENWEVNYQRDTPVAPRYDVNAPDLYIPAMGFITYVLVAGLALGTQNRFSPELLGVQASSALVWLIMEVLAILLSLYLVAVTTDLTIIDLVAFSGYKYVGMIIGVVAGLIFGKLAYYMSLLWCCVAVFVFMIRTLRLKLLSEAAAEGRLVRGARNQLRMYLTMSIAVAQPVFMYWFTYRLIR; this is encoded by the exons ACCCTATTACACGTCTGAGGAACAGCTCCAGGGATGGATCGGATGTCAGTCAACTGTTTGATGATACCAGCGGAGGTGGAACTGGGTCGCAGATGGGCTGCGG GAACCAGTATGTGGGACCTCAAGCAGCTGGATTTTCTGGCCAGTCACTTTTGTCAGACCCCATGTCGAATCTCGCCATGGCATACGGCAGCTCACTGGCTTCCCAAGGCAAAGAAATGGTGGACAAGAAT ctggaCAGGTTCATCCCATTTTCTAAGCTGAAGTATTATTTTGCCGTGGACACCGTGTATGTGGGGAAGAAGCTGGGTCTTCTTGTTTTCCCTTACCTGCATGAG AACTGGGAGGTGAATTACCAGCGGGACACTCCTGTGGCTCCACGCTATGATGTGAACGCTCCCGATCTCTACATTCCAGCGATGGGCTTCATCACGTACGTGCTGGTAGCTGGACTGGCACTTGGcacacagaacag GTTTTCCCCGGAGCTGCTGGGAGTTCAGGCCAGCTCTGCGTTGGTGTGGCTGATCATGGAGGTGTTGGCGATCCTTCTGTCACTCTATTTGGTTGCTGTAACCACAGACCTCACCATCATCGATCTGGTGGCCTTCTCTGGCTACAAATATGTAGG GATGATCATAGGTGTGGTAGCAGGTTTGATATTTGGCAAGCTGGCGTACTACATGTCTctgctgtggtgctgtgtggcCGTCTTTGTCTTCATG ATCCGCACGCTGCGTCTGAAGCTGTTATCAGAGGCAGCAGCAGAAGGCCGGCTGGTGCGAGGAGCCAGAAACCAGCTGAGGATGTACCTCACCATGTCGATCGCAGTCGCCCAGCCCGTCTTCATGTACTGGTTTACATATCGTCTCATCAGATAA
- the LOC117509651 gene encoding protein YIF1B-like isoform X1 produces the protein MDYTPTQSGFRQRKLHPITRLRNSSRDGSDVSQLFDDTSGGGTGSQMGCGNQYVGPQAAGFSGQSLLSDPMSNLAMAYGSSLASQGKEMVDKNLDRFIPFSKLKYYFAVDTVYVGKKLGLLVFPYLHENWEVNYQRDTPVAPRYDVNAPDLYIPAMGFITYVLVAGLALGTQNRFSPELLGVQASSALVWLIMEVLAILLSLYLVAVTTDLTIIDLVAFSGYKYVGMIIGVVAGLIFGKLAYYMSLLWCCVAVFVFMIRTLRLKLLSEAAAEGRLVRGARNQLRMYLTMSIAVAQPVFMYWFTYRLIR, from the exons ACCCTATTACACGTCTGAGGAACAGCTCCAGGGATGGATCGGATGTCAGTCAACTGTTTGATGATACCAGCGGAGGTGGAACTGGGTCGCAGATGGGCTGCGG GAACCAGTATGTGGGACCTCAAGCAGCTGGATTTTCTGGCCAGTCACTTTTGTCAGACCCCATGTCGAATCTCGCCATGGCATACGGCAGCTCACTGGCTTCCCAAGGCAAAGAAATGGTGGACAAGAAT ctggaCAGGTTCATCCCATTTTCTAAGCTGAAGTATTATTTTGCCGTGGACACCGTGTATGTGGGGAAGAAGCTGGGTCTTCTTGTTTTCCCTTACCTGCATGAG AACTGGGAGGTGAATTACCAGCGGGACACTCCTGTGGCTCCACGCTATGATGTGAACGCTCCCGATCTCTACATTCCAGCGATGGGCTTCATCACGTACGTGCTGGTAGCTGGACTGGCACTTGGcacacagaacag GTTTTCCCCGGAGCTGCTGGGAGTTCAGGCCAGCTCTGCGTTGGTGTGGCTGATCATGGAGGTGTTGGCGATCCTTCTGTCACTCTATTTGGTTGCTGTAACCACAGACCTCACCATCATCGATCTGGTGGCCTTCTCTGGCTACAAATATGTAGG GATGATCATAGGTGTGGTAGCAGGTTTGATATTTGGCAAGCTGGCGTACTACATGTCTctgctgtggtgctgtgtggcCGTCTTTGTCTTCATG ATCCGCACGCTGCGTCTGAAGCTGTTATCAGAGGCAGCAGCAGAAGGCCGGCTGGTGCGAGGAGCCAGAAACCAGCTGAGGATGTACCTCACCATGTCGATCGCAGTCGCCCAGCCCGTCTTCATGTACTGGTTTACATATCGTCTCATCAGATAA